In Cicer arietinum cultivar CDC Frontier isolate Library 1 chromosome 7, Cicar.CDCFrontier_v2.0, whole genome shotgun sequence, a single window of DNA contains:
- the LOC140918719 gene encoding uncharacterized protein: MASVSGVGGSGGSDGSGGTGTAAIRGISKTSRGKKKVAKRVVNDPSLMPMPSIGTSGGAIPLYPEVPVEPYTLDEIMDPGCVDCYNRIVIIPEGDGYLPFKSSAKAIAEVIQEKYKKPWLSWGEIKEDKTPQIREVDQFLHCFKTKCTWKREHDAVVLASFDHRFSKRLSSILAYARNKGEEKQPNWIGENVWTALWRKWNIYAYK; this comes from the exons atggcttcagtgtcgggagtaggaggatcaggaggttcggatggatcgggaggaacaggaacggcggcaatacgaggaatatccaaaacatcacgtggtaagaaaaaagttgctaaacgtgttgttaatgacccatctctcatgccgatgccgtccattggtactagtggtggagctattcctctatatccggaggtcccagtagagccttataccttagacgaaataatggatcccggatgtgttgattgctacaatcgcattgtcatcattccagaaggagatgg atatcttccttttaaatcatctgcaaaggcaattgctgaagtcatacaagagaaatataaaaaaccatggttgtcttggggtgagataaaagaggataagacacctcaaattagggaagttgatcagtttttacattgtttcaaa actaaatgtacttggaaaagagagcatgatgccgtagttttggcttcatttgaccatcgcttttcaaagcgtctctcatctatattggcttacgcacgtaataagggAGAGGAAAAACAAcctaattggattggtgaaaatgtttggactgctttgtggaggaaatggaacatATATGCTTACAAatag